One Oncorhynchus tshawytscha isolate Ot180627B unplaced genomic scaffold, Otsh_v2.0 Un_contig_9186_pilon_pilon, whole genome shotgun sequence DNA window includes the following coding sequences:
- the si:dkeyp-75b4.8 gene encoding LITAF domain-containing protein: protein MQTDPFPVLTPPTRQSLPSQEQTGFFLYQSTQTVNMETVQQHSPTVMIIQSEAVGPMGDAPCLTQCSNCHQRVTTVVTNRPGVAAWAMCGLLTLMGFICGCCLIPFLVAGFQDAHHSCPLCHAHLHIHTRM from the exons ATGCAGACGGACCCGTTTCCTGTCCTGACTCCGCCCACCAGGCAGTCACTACCCAGTCAGGAGCAGACTGGCTTCTTCCTCTACCAATCAACACAAA ctgtCAACATGGAGACAGTGCAGCAGCATTCCCCGACGGTGATGATCATCCAATCAGAGGCTGTGGGTCCGATGGGCGACGCCCCCTGTTTGACACAGTGTTCTAACTGTCATCAGCGCGTCACGACGGTTGTCACCAACAGGCCTGGCGTGGCTGCGTGGGCCATGTGTGGCCTGCTGACACTCATGgg gTTCATCTGCGGATGCTGTCTGATCCCGTTCCTGGTCGCAGGGTTCCAGGACGCTCATCACTCCTGCCCGCTCTGCCACGCCCACCTCCACATACACACCAG gatgtga